A DNA window from Kitasatospora atroaurantiaca contains the following coding sequences:
- a CDS encoding cupin domain-containing protein translates to MAYTPFGSWTVEEALTVDAPDGSTVRPLAALAGLGSLARFELAPGAVSRAVSHATVQEIWYVTQGTGLIWRRQNGLAEVTSLRPGTAVTIPLGTAFQFRADQGGSPLQIVAVTMPPWPGTDTEARREQGPWDPVSP, encoded by the coding sequence ATGGCGTACACACCGTTCGGCAGCTGGACGGTGGAGGAGGCACTCACCGTCGACGCGCCGGACGGCTCGACCGTCCGGCCGCTGGCCGCCCTCGCCGGGCTCGGCAGTCTTGCTCGGTTCGAACTGGCGCCGGGGGCGGTCTCCCGCGCCGTCTCGCACGCCACCGTCCAGGAGATCTGGTACGTCACCCAGGGCACCGGCTTGATCTGGCGCCGCCAGAACGGCCTGGCGGAGGTGACCTCCCTGCGCCCGGGCACGGCCGTGACCATCCCGCTCGGCACGGCCTTCCAGTTCCGCGCGGACCAGGGCGGCTCGCCGCTGCAGATCGTCGCGGTGACCATGCCGCCCTGGCCGGGCACCGACACCGAGGCCCGCCGTGAGCAGGGCCCCTGGGAT
- a CDS encoding EamA family transporter has product MTAASRQSASDPSCPTDLSVSGPTDLAPARVRTSGTVWAALGIVYVVWGSTYLAIRVAVETMPPFLSATARFITAGLALAALVAWRQGPSALRVNRRQLASAAGVGLMLLLGGNGLVVLAEQDVPSGLAALLVAAVPLWVVLLRRAAGQRTPVMTIGGVLLGLVGLAVLTAPGLSGEVRLAGVLSVIGATLMWSGGSFLASRLEMPANPFAAGVYEMIAGGLGCLVVAALRGEPQGLDLATISTRSWVALAYLVVFGSLVAFTAYAWLLQSAPLPLVSTYAYVNPVVAVFLGWLVLAEPLTWPILLGGAIVVAGVCLVVRTER; this is encoded by the coding sequence ATGACAGCGGCGTCACGGCAGTCCGCCTCCGACCCCTCCTGCCCCACCGACCTCTCCGTCTCCGGACCCACCGACCTGGCCCCCGCCCGGGTACGGACCTCCGGCACCGTCTGGGCCGCCCTCGGCATCGTCTACGTGGTCTGGGGCTCCACCTACCTCGCCATCCGCGTCGCGGTCGAGACCATGCCGCCCTTCCTCTCGGCCACCGCCCGCTTCATCACGGCCGGTCTGGCACTGGCCGCGCTGGTCGCCTGGAGGCAGGGCCCGTCGGCGCTCCGGGTGAACCGGCGTCAGCTGGCTTCGGCCGCCGGCGTGGGCCTGATGCTGCTGCTCGGCGGCAACGGGCTGGTCGTCCTGGCCGAGCAGGACGTGCCGTCCGGGCTGGCGGCGCTGCTGGTGGCCGCGGTACCGCTCTGGGTCGTCCTGCTACGCCGGGCGGCAGGGCAGCGCACCCCGGTCATGACGATCGGCGGGGTGCTGCTGGGTCTGGTCGGGCTCGCGGTGCTGACGGCGCCCGGGCTGAGCGGCGAGGTGCGGCTGGCCGGGGTGCTCTCGGTGATCGGGGCGACGCTGATGTGGTCCGGGGGCTCCTTCCTGGCGTCCCGGCTCGAGATGCCCGCCAACCCGTTCGCCGCCGGCGTGTACGAGATGATCGCGGGCGGGCTCGGCTGCCTGGTGGTGGCCGCTCTCCGGGGCGAGCCGCAGGGGCTGGACCTGGCCACGATCTCGACCCGGTCCTGGGTCGCGCTCGCCTACCTGGTGGTCTTCGGCTCGCTGGTGGCCTTCACCGCGTACGCCTGGCTGCTGCAGTCGGCCCCGCTGCCCCTGGTGTCGACGTACGCGTACGTCAATCCGGTCGTGGCCGTCTTCCTGGGCTGGCTGGTCCTGGCCGAGCCGCTGACCTGGCCGATCCTGCTGGGCGGTGCCATCGTGGTCGCCGGGGTCTGTCTGGTCGTCCGTACCGAACGCTGA
- a CDS encoding lipase maturation factor family protein: MEWFAAPEYWLARAVFQRLIAALYLIGFLTAANQFRALIGEHGMLPVPRFVAQVPMRASPSLFHLHYSDRTFAAVSWAGTALAAAVLAGAGDHVPLGVAMAFWAVLWVLYLSIVNVGQTWYAFGWESLLLEAGFLAAFLGNERVAPPVLVMWLLRWLLFRVEFGAGLIKLRGDSCWRDLTCLRYHHETQPMPGPLSWFFHHLPSPLHRVEAAANHFVQLVVPVALFLPQPVASVAAALVVTTQLWLITSGNFAWLNWLTIALALSVVDAPSASALFPLPDPPAFHAEPLWFEVLVLALTVLVVVLSYWPARNLVSRRQLMNRSFNRLHLVNAYGAFGSVNRLRLEVVVEGTAEPVLGAGTVWQEYGFKGKPTEPRRMPRQVAPYHLRLDWLMWFAGISPVYARSWFAPFMARLLVNDPVTLKLLHRNPFPDEPPAHVRALLYHYRFTTWRALRTTGAWWERRLVREFLPPVTLRDLAYLVAHHPARPPVKPPGKPP, encoded by the coding sequence GTGGAGTGGTTCGCGGCACCTGAGTACTGGCTGGCCCGAGCGGTCTTCCAACGGCTGATCGCCGCCCTCTACCTGATCGGGTTTCTGACCGCGGCCAACCAGTTCCGCGCACTGATCGGCGAGCACGGCATGCTGCCCGTCCCGCGCTTCGTGGCCCAGGTGCCGATGCGCGCCTCGCCCAGCCTCTTCCATCTCCACTACTCGGACCGCACCTTCGCCGCCGTGTCCTGGGCGGGTACCGCGCTCGCCGCCGCCGTGCTCGCGGGGGCGGGGGACCATGTCCCGCTCGGCGTGGCGATGGCCTTCTGGGCCGTGCTGTGGGTGCTCTACCTGTCGATCGTCAACGTCGGCCAGACCTGGTACGCCTTCGGCTGGGAGTCCCTGCTGCTGGAAGCCGGCTTCCTGGCGGCCTTCCTCGGCAACGAACGGGTCGCACCGCCCGTGCTGGTGATGTGGCTGCTGCGCTGGCTGCTGTTCCGGGTCGAGTTCGGGGCGGGCCTGATCAAGCTGCGGGGCGACAGCTGCTGGCGCGACCTGACCTGCCTGCGCTACCACCACGAGACCCAGCCGATGCCGGGCCCGCTGAGCTGGTTCTTCCACCACCTTCCCAGCCCGCTCCACCGGGTCGAGGCGGCGGCGAACCACTTCGTCCAACTGGTGGTGCCGGTCGCCCTCTTCCTGCCGCAGCCGGTGGCGAGCGTGGCCGCCGCCCTGGTCGTGACGACCCAGCTCTGGCTCATCACCTCCGGAAACTTCGCCTGGCTCAACTGGCTGACCATCGCCCTGGCCCTCTCGGTCGTGGACGCACCGTCCGCCTCGGCACTGTTCCCGCTGCCGGACCCGCCCGCCTTCCACGCGGAGCCGCTCTGGTTCGAGGTACTCGTGCTCGCGCTGACCGTCCTGGTCGTGGTGCTCAGCTACTGGCCGGCCCGCAATCTGGTCTCGCGCCGCCAGCTGATGAACCGTTCGTTCAACCGGCTCCACCTGGTCAACGCGTACGGCGCGTTCGGCTCCGTCAACCGGCTGCGCCTGGAGGTGGTGGTCGAGGGCACGGCGGAGCCGGTGCTCGGCGCCGGGACGGTCTGGCAGGAGTACGGCTTCAAGGGCAAGCCCACCGAGCCGAGGCGGATGCCGCGTCAGGTGGCGCCGTACCACCTGCGGCTGGACTGGCTGATGTGGTTCGCCGGCATCTCCCCGGTGTACGCACGATCCTGGTTCGCCCCCTTCATGGCGAGACTGCTGGTCAACGATCCGGTCACGCTCAAGCTGCTGCACCGGAACCCCTTCCCGGACGAACCACCTGCCCATGTCCGCGCGCTGCTCTACCACTACCGGTTCACCACGTGGCGTGCGCTGCGTACGACCGGTGCCTGGTGGGAACGGCGCCTGGTACGCGAGTTCCTGCCCCCGGTGACGCTGCGCGACCTGGCCTACCTGGTGGCACACCACCCGGCGCGGCCGCCCGTCAAGCCACCTGGGAAACCGCCCTGA
- a CDS encoding isopenicillin N synthase family dioxygenase yields the protein MSEVRIPTIDLGTWTTGDAAARERIARSVDEALGRAGFLLITGHGVTEQEREEVRAAAREFFALPLEVKQKFAVAVGGRGWLGQGAEANGYSEGTETPPDLKESWTVGAEAGTGDAELDAFWFQRNVWPSTEAPRLQAVVEGYMDRMRAVADETLRLLAAALGQAEDFFTRHTAAPTYTCNINWYPGVGVVGEPLPDQYRIGPHTDFGTVTLLDRQQGKGGLQVWTEQQGWADAPYDPAALTVNIGDLMARWTGDRWRSGRHRVLPPSPHAPEEELMSLVYFYECDPHTRVAPLPAPVGRVAYETVDSTEYLKAKLDAITVA from the coding sequence TTGAGCGAGGTTCGGATCCCCACCATCGACCTGGGCACATGGACGACAGGTGACGCGGCCGCGCGTGAGCGGATCGCCCGCAGCGTCGACGAGGCGCTCGGCCGGGCGGGGTTCCTGCTGATCACCGGGCACGGGGTGACGGAGCAGGAGCGCGAGGAGGTGCGGGCGGCAGCACGGGAGTTCTTCGCCCTGCCGCTCGAGGTCAAGCAGAAGTTCGCAGTGGCGGTCGGCGGCCGGGGCTGGCTGGGCCAGGGCGCGGAGGCCAACGGCTACTCGGAGGGGACCGAGACACCGCCGGACCTCAAGGAGTCCTGGACGGTGGGCGCGGAAGCCGGCACCGGGGACGCGGAGTTGGACGCGTTCTGGTTCCAGCGGAACGTCTGGCCGAGCACGGAGGCACCGCGGCTCCAGGCGGTGGTCGAGGGGTACATGGACCGGATGCGGGCGGTCGCGGACGAGACGCTGCGGCTGCTCGCGGCGGCGCTCGGTCAGGCGGAGGACTTCTTCACCCGGCACACCGCCGCGCCCACCTACACGTGCAACATCAACTGGTACCCCGGCGTCGGCGTGGTCGGCGAGCCGCTGCCGGACCAGTACCGGATCGGCCCGCACACCGACTTCGGCACGGTGACGCTGCTCGACCGGCAGCAGGGCAAGGGCGGACTGCAGGTCTGGACGGAGCAGCAGGGCTGGGCCGACGCCCCGTACGACCCGGCGGCGCTGACGGTCAACATCGGGGACCTGATGGCCCGTTGGACGGGTGACCGGTGGCGGTCGGGCCGGCACCGGGTGCTGCCGCCGTCGCCGCACGCACCGGAGGAGGAGCTGATGTCGCTGGTGTACTTCTACGAGTGCGACCCCCACACCAGGGTGGCGCCGCTGCCCGCGCCGGTCGGGCGGGTCGCGTACGAGACGGTCGACTCGACGGAGTACCTGAAGGCCAAGCTCGACGCGATCACCGTGGCGTGA
- a CDS encoding nucleoside deaminase, whose amino-acid sequence MLAVAVEEARAGLAEGGIPIGAALFGPDGEVLGRGHNRRVQDGDPSMHAETAAFRAAGRLRGYGRTTMVTTLSPCWYCSGLVRQFGIGRVVVGEARTFTGGHDWLTANGVAVTVLDDPTCVRLMEDFITARPELWFEDIGE is encoded by the coding sequence ATGCTGGCCGTGGCGGTCGAGGAGGCCCGGGCCGGGCTGGCGGAGGGCGGCATCCCGATCGGTGCCGCGCTCTTCGGTCCGGACGGCGAGGTGCTGGGGCGCGGGCACAACCGCCGGGTGCAGGACGGCGATCCGTCGATGCACGCGGAGACGGCGGCCTTCCGCGCGGCGGGCCGGCTGCGCGGGTACGGACGGACGACGATGGTGACCACGCTGTCGCCCTGCTGGTACTGCTCGGGCCTGGTACGGCAGTTCGGGATCGGACGGGTGGTGGTCGGCGAGGCGCGGACCTTCACCGGTGGCCACGACTGGCTGACGGCCAACGGCGTGGCGGTCACGGTGCTGGACGACCCCACGTGCGTCCGGCTGATGGAGGACTTCATCACGGCTCGACCCGAGCTGTGGTTCGAGGACATCGGCGAGTAG